A genomic window from Pecten maximus chromosome 6, xPecMax1.1, whole genome shotgun sequence includes:
- the LOC117330169 gene encoding uncharacterized protein LOC117330169: MAELGDLGSPVGRRVRTLTAHALEAYEDKVMQHSILCAEINREIDRIINEDSDLQVAKQQLEDLLKQYVARSDQFLEFLNRERCQQTVVAETELQVVEEAMNNNSIGSSHGSVVSERVKSFVEEQNNIPLEKTQTTSEILTVKKNARFSGVLSDYDSSLGIKQIVAKLPPRLQVKWTDRAASYKRSNDNAHPPFESFITFLGEMTSVMNDPSLMLYSESQQQNTPRQMNSQGRGCSDVKVKKTEVKAEVGKYSRNSSDIAVQCFIHNSHQHSLNQCHRFRGKSLAERKRLLRENHVCYRCCDSKSHIRKDCKVALRCDICQSDNVSSALHPLEHNIEVSKSETKSVHGEEKSGSACQKKTCAEGLNISNLCTEICGKGFSGRSCARTLLVKIHPVNEPHKSKEVYAILDDQSNRSLGRSEIFSYWSMQEHSMEPFTLVSCAGRQFMSGRRLQNLAITSMDGKHTMELPTIIECDYIPGSREEIPPPEVTTRYPHFRDVHLPNIRDDIEIQLLIGRDLPEAFRVTEQRIGSSGDPFAQILKLGWVIIGETCLGRIHKPDQVDVMKTNILRGGRTTFFEECENNIQVKESTYLCQNVFLRTQDDEKLGHSIEDTSFLETMKNEFSRNPDGSWSAPLPFRYPRPRLPNNQPLALNRARMLDASLKKNEMKRKHMVDFMKNITDRCHAEEAPPITDDRERWYLPLFGVYHPKKPGKIRGVFDSSATFQDMSLNQILMKGPDLTNNLLGVLLRFRKGRVAVTADIQQMFYCFSVRPDHRDFLRFYWYEEKTHLAHLGNIG; this comes from the exons ATGGCGGAACTCGGGGACCTCGGCAGTCCTGTAGGCAGACGTGTGAGAACTTTAACTGCCCATGCATTAGAAGCGTATGAAGATAAAGTCATGCAACATTCCATATTGTGTGCTGAAATAAACAGAGAGATTGATAGAATAATTAACGAGGACTCTGATCTTCAAGTAGCTAAACAACAACTAGAAGACCTATTAAAGCAGTATGTTGCTCGTTCAGACCAATTCCTAGAATTCCTTAATAGGGAAAGATGTCAACAAA CAGTAGTTGCTGAAACAGAACTACAGGTAGTGGAGGAGGCCATGAACAACAACTCTATTGGGAGCTCTCATGGGAGTGTTGTGTCGGAAAGAGTAAAATCCTTTGTTGAGGAACAGAATAACATTCCCTTGGAGAAGACACAAACCA CCTCGGAGATACTTACTGTGAAGAAAAATGCCAGGTTCAGTGGAGTCTTGTCTGACTACGATTCCTCACTAGGAATTAAGCAGATAGTTGCCAAACTACCTCCAAGACTCCAAGTCAAGTGGACGGACAGAGCGGCAAGTTATAAAAGGTCTAACGACAATGCTCACCCTCCATTTGAGTCCTTCATCACCTTTCTCGGGGAGATGACATCGGTGATGAATGATCCTAGTCTTATGCTCTATAGTGAGAGCCAACAGCAAAACACTCCTCGACAAATGAACAGCCAAGGTCGCGGTTGTTCTGATGTGAAGGTCAAGAAGACTGAAGTAAAGGCTGAAGTTGGCAAGTATAGCAGGAATAGCTCAGACATCGCTGTGCAGTGTTTTATTCACAATTCTCACCAGCACTCCCTTAATCAATGTCATAGGTTCAGGGGTAAGTCTCTCGCAGAGCGTAAAAGACTCTTAAGAGAGAACCATGTTTGTTATAGGTGTTGTGATTCTAAGTCCCATATCAGGAAGGATTGCAAGGTAGCTCTTCGATGTGACATATGTCAAAGCGACAATGTTTCGTCAGCTCTCCACCCATTGGAACACAACATCGAGGTCAGTAAGAGTGAGACCAAGTCTGTCCATGGCGAGGAGAAGAGCGGTTCGGCTTGCCAGAAGAAGACTTGTGCAGAGGGACttaacatttcaaatttatGCACCGAAATCTGTGGTAAGGGTTTTAGCGGTCGTTCTTGTGCAAGGACGCTACTAGTAAAGATTCACCCGGTAAATGAGCCACACAAGTCGAAGGAGGTCTACGCCATACTCGACGACCAAAGCAACAGAAGTCTGGGTCGGTCGGAGATCTTTAGCTATTGGAGCATGCAAGAGCATAGCATGGAACCGTTTACATTAGTTTCTTGTGCAGGAAGACAATTTATGTCAGGTCGTCGCCTTCAGAACCTCGCCATAACATCTATGGATGGAAAACATACCATGGAGCTACCTACAATTATAGAATGTGACTACATCCCAGGCAGCAGAGAGGAAATCCCACCGCCGGAAGTGACGACGAGATATCCTCATTTCAGGGATGTCCACCTGCCAAACATACGTGACGATATCGAGATTCAATTACTTATTGGTAGAGATCTTCCGGAGGCGTTCCGCGTCACCGAACAACGCATCGGAAGCAGTGGAGATCCATTTGCCCAAATATTGAAGTTAGGATGGGTTATTATCGGTGAAACGTGTCTTGGCAGGATCCACAAACCTGATCAGGTTGATGTAATGAAGACCAACATCCTCAGAGGTGGAAGAACGACCTTCTTTGAGGAATGCGAGAACAACATTCAGGTGAAGGAATCAACATATCTGTGCCAAAATGTATTCCTGCGCACCCAGGATGATGAGAAATTAGGACACTCGATTGAAGACACTTCCTTCCTGGAGACTATGAAAAACGAATTTTCGAGAAACCCAGATGGGTCCTGGTCAGCTCCTCTTCCCTTCCGATATCCTAGACCCCGTCTCCCCAACAATCAACCTCTGGCCTTGAATAGAGCTCGCATGCTCGATGCTAGTCTGAAGAAGAACGAGATGAAAAGGAAACACATGGTAGATTTCATGAAGAACATCACGGACAGATGCCATGCCGAGGAAGCTCCTCCTATAACTGATGACAGAGAGCGATGGTACCTTCCGTTATTCGGAGTTTATCATCCCAAGAAGCCGGGGAAGATACGTGGCGTGTTCGATTCCTCGGCAACCTTTCAAGACATGTCTTTGAACCAAATTCTAATGAAGGGCCCGGACTTGACAAACAACCTTCTTGGCGTTCTGCTGCGGTTCAGAAAAGGTAGGGTAGCAGTAACAGCAGACATCCAGCAGATGTTCTATTGTTTCTCAGTCCGACCTGACCACCGAGATTTTCTCAGGTTTTACTGGTATGAAGAGAAGACTCATCTCGCCCACTTAGGGAATATCGGATGA